The Acidobacteriota bacterium genomic interval GCGGGGGATGTCCAGGCCGCTCCAGCGCCGGCCGAACCAGTGGCACTGCCAGCTGTCCAGGTTGGGAACCTGCAGCAGCAGGGTGCCCCCGGGCGCCAGCCAACGGCCGACGCGGGCCAGCGCGTCACCGGGCCGCGGCAGATGCTCCAGCACGTGGAAGAGCGTGATGAGGTCGTAGCTCTGTTCGGGCAGATCGGCGGTGTCGATGTCACCGGCGTGCACCCGCAGTCCGTAAGTGGCCTGGGCCGCTTGGGCGGCATCGGGCGAGACATCGAGTCCTTCGCCCACGATTCCGGTCACCCGGCGAAGCACATGGAGAAAGGTGCCGCTGCCGCAGCCCACATCGAGGACCTTCGGCGCAGGCCCCGCCAGATGCCGCCGGGCCACGTGAACATGATGGCGCAACACCGTCTCCCGGTAGACCGTCTCCAGCTTGAGCGAAAGGTCCCGTGGCCGCTCTCGGGCGATCCACCAGTAGGGGCGCGGATAGGCATCCGCGAACGCCCGGGGTTCCGGCATTGGGTGCAGGAACGCGCATCGGCAGGTCAGACAGCGGTTCAGGGTATGGACAGCGGACGTCGTGTGAAAGAGGAAATCGGAGTTCTCCAGCCAGCGGCGGGAGTCCGCAGCCCCGCAGATCGGACAGGCTGGCGGCGACGTGCTCACGGCCGGAACCGCTTCTGGAACAGGAACAGCAAGTTGCGGAAGCCGTCCCGCCACGGCTGGAGTTTGATCTCGCCCATCCGGTTCGAGAAGTTGATGGGGATCTCTCGAAATCCGACTTCCCGGTTGCGAATGGCCTCGATCTTGATCTCTTCCGAAAACGCCATCAGGTCGCTGCGGAGCCGGAACTGCTTCAGAATATCACGGTAGAAGATCCACATGCCCGACTGCGAATCGCGCACCCAGCGGAAGTAGAGCAGCGACAGGCACAGGCTGAGCACGATGTTGCCGAATTTGTGCTTGAAGGACATGGCCGCGGGATTCTGCACCGGAAACCGGGAGGCCGAGACGAAGCGGACGCCGGAGTGGAGCAGAGCCTCTATGAGATATGAAATGGCATCCACAGGGTAGGAGTGGTCGCCGTCCAGGGTGATGATGATATCACCTCGCGCGTTGGCCAGGCCGGTCTTATAGGCCCGCCCATAGCCGCGGATGCTTTCCTGGATGACCGTGGCGCCATATGATGTGGCGATGTCGGCGGTCCGGTCCGTGGAACCGTTATCGACGACAAGGATCTCGTCCACGAAATTGGGAATCTGTTTCAAGACGAGCGGAATCCCTTCCTCTTCATTGAGGCACGGGATGACCACTGTGATCCGGTTACCCTTGTACATCTGCGCTTCCTGTCAAGCTGTCCAATCTAGCAGATGGGGTGCGGAATTGCAATCCGTATTGCCGGCGGCGAAGGCGGTAAATCCCGTCCCTGCCGTGATCTGCATGTGAACTCGAACACGACGACGGGATAAAAAGCAGTTGACAGGGCCCGGAGGCGTCTTTATAATCCAGCCCTTCGCTCGGTTCTTTGGGGTTGGCGATATCGCTTCGAAGCGGTGGCCGAGGTAGCTCAGCCGGTAGAGCAGGGGACTGAAAATCCCTGTGTCGGCGGTTCAATTCCGTCCCTCGGCACCATCTTTTTACAGGGCATGCCTGAATCCAGGCGGCCCTGTTTTTATTTTTATGCAAGCCGCCGCGGGGTGGTGTCGCGGCGTGGCCCTGATGCAATTGACATCGGTGGGGGTATCGCTGACAATGTTCCCAACGTGCACCGCATCATTCGAATCGGTTCGAGGAGGTTGTCGTGAAGTGCCCCCAATGTCATGCGAGCATCGCCGAATTGGCCCGGCACTGCATGCAGTGCGGCCACAGGTTTTCGGATGACGACCTGGAGCGGATCCGGGCTTTTCAGGAA includes:
- a CDS encoding class I SAM-dependent methyltransferase; the protein is MSTSPPACPICGAADSRRWLENSDFLFHTTSAVHTLNRCLTCRCAFLHPMPEPRAFADAYPRPYWWIARERPRDLSLKLETVYRETVLRHHVHVARRHLAGPAPKVLDVGCGSGTFLHVLRRVTGIVGEGLDVSPDAAQAAQATYGLRVHAGDIDTADLPEQSYDLITLFHVLEHLPRPGDALARVGRWLAPGGTLLLQVPNLDSWQCHWFGRRWSGLDIPRHVVSFRPRALADLLRRTGYEPGPPRFFSLRDNAAAIATSLAPALDPVAMAVRGDNRLALTRKVLYFSLLAAAQPLAVLEAMAGRGGTFFLPARRILNPRSHL
- a CDS encoding glycosyltransferase family 2 protein, with protein sequence MYKGNRITVVIPCLNEEEGIPLVLKQIPNFVDEILVVDNGSTDRTADIATSYGATVIQESIRGYGRAYKTGLANARGDIIITLDGDHSYPVDAISYLIEALLHSGVRFVSASRFPVQNPAAMSFKHKFGNIVLSLCLSLLYFRWVRDSQSGMWIFYRDILKQFRLRSDLMAFSEEIKIEAIRNREVGFREIPINFSNRMGEIKLQPWRDGFRNLLFLFQKRFRP